The following are encoded in a window of Penaeus vannamei isolate JL-2024 chromosome 17, ASM4276789v1, whole genome shotgun sequence genomic DNA:
- the Nup154 gene encoding nuclear pore complex protein Nup155 isoform X1, giving the protein MQQNTLSTTLSFGGGEGGGDGVLQDLEIAGRLVDKHLNYDSSFPSLLDMLRVSPQGSATVSGLSESDYPNSGDPRSIRHLSFTRKVPLPSELMHHFQHMQCNCMMGLFPEINRAWLTIDSDIYVWVYEDGRDLAYFDGLHETILSVGLVKPKAGVFKKYIEYLLCLTTTSEIVLLGVSFSQTADEEGNSGMHLLPEPLFSVPTDGSYILTIRGTNDGRIFMGAKDGCLYELVYQAEDGWFSRKCQKVNHSRSTISYLLPFLAFSEDDPINQVEVDDSRHILYTLSEKGTITVYDLDADGKNTCRVVAVPHNNIMNAALQVAKTVDKSNFKSVVSLCPISTSESPHIHLVVVTGTGVRLYYTTMPLVGGLTQRPSQLTLLHVRLPPGFAANATVYRPTKVHKALYSHGTGVLCSNESNEADTVWTMSSDQYPYHPTLAESQSTHAVDGFVWALADVTPQLWCSALNPTTPQGTKPPLLVTQHQQSPRQLVLLSATGAHVLTFLRPVDQLRQMLEESGGAESNMVKEFFSAMTPTQACATALIIATDPHRPNAQVAEWATRALFLYGANPPPAPVTFPPQTPAGYNFHPTQVSTPMPGQATNTALVQDAQFSPLHNALYLYLARILRPVWASSVAKETLVDGKPVLMSSMTAEELGFLAERVDLLAKFLLTNQGGTTPLQPLNASNTSLNITRYGGDGSERASLLALRSLLSQALEVLKLMTVLSTHNFTTITGSLQKEIREQLRTMTFRDLVLTGREVCRSLIMALLDRYHGDNASADAISERLRDICPGLYRIEDAKLAKANEIILAAKANTNKAEKEKGFKEAVALCKQIGHHVNVNGISSQLASGGAYEGVVDLCLSVAAQRDPAGLALHYYKNNEPADDHQGYMAFTSRMECYRVIMDQLNQLVGAGVVPQTSPTVPSRPGPPTPPPSTLPSTDATQYANQMMNLIVGSNDELSHVTLYQWLVDTNRTDRLLAITSPYLETFLTRSNGQSPLHHLLWRYYERNRDYFKAAKTLLLLAEQIGDTPVNVRVEYLSRALMCLSSCEMNTASSYSDFMLHMEEKKEVARVQLMVLDALQGEGASADVIAQVNSSLLTLTTLYEKFAEPWALWECKLAIVHCAGHSEPQLVQSIWTNLIDRELERSRVEPVETRVDSLSSKIKALARLYSANPNYFPLEHIIKECEVRSVRLRTNTSWVVTALQGCGIQVSRLINIYHKLYRSGDSVWEVERSPYHLLGVLAHLITMLVDNEAAVQPPQKRALREQCLDYVAEYLTDLGASADASAGVISAHLKTCQAKLERFV; this is encoded by the exons ATGCAGCAGAACACGCTCAGTACAACCCTCagttttgggggaggggagggtgggggcgatGGTGTTCTACAGGACTTGGAAATTGCTGGAAGGCTTGTTGACAAACATCTCAACTATGATTCAAGTTTTCCTTCGCTTTTGGATATGCTTAGAGTCTCTCCTCAAG GAAGTGCAACTGTAAGTGGGCTGAGTGAGAGCGACTACCCGAACAGCGGTGACCCAAGGTCCATAAGGCACCTCAGTTTTACCCGCAAGGTTCCTCTACCGTCAGAACTGATGCACCATTTCCAAC ATATGCAATGTAACTGCATGATGGGCCTTTTCCCTGAGATTAATCGAGCCTGGCTGACTATCGACAGtgacatatatgtatgggtgtatgaggATGG gAGAGACTTAGCATACTTTGATGGCCTTCATGAAACAATCCTAAGTGTAGGTCTTGTCAAACCAAAAGCCGGAGTTTTCAAAAAATATATCGAGTATCTCCTGTGCCTCACAACCACTTCTGAGATTGTGTTATTAGGTGTATCATTCTCACAGACGGCAGATG AAGAAGGCAACTCTGGGATGCATCTGTTACCAGAGCCTCTATTTTCTGTTCCAACTGATGGCTCCTACATTCTTACCATTAGGGGCACCAACGATGGTAGAATTTTCATGGGAGCCAAAGATGGTTGCCTCTATGAATTAGTCTATCAG GCAGAAGATGGTTGGTTCAGTCGAAAGTGCCAAAAAGTAAATCACTCCAGATCAACAATATCCTACCTGCTACCTTTCCTTGCCTTCTCTGAGGACGATCCCATTAATCAG GTGGAAGTAGATGACAGTCGACACATTCTGTACACCCTGAGTGAAAAGGGAACCATTACAGTGTATGATTTGGATGCAGATGGGAAGAACACATGTCGAGTGGTCGCTGTTCCCCACAACAATATCATGAATGCAGCACTACAAGTTGCCAA AACTGTTGACAAATCAAACTTTAAGAGTGTTGTAAGCCTCTGTCCAATCAGTACCAGTGAATCACCACACATTCACTTGGTTGTTGTCACAG GTACCGGTGTGAGATTATATTACACAACAATGCCTCTGGTTGGAGGACTCACTCAGAGACCATCCCAGCTGACACTACTCCATGTGCGACTCCCGCCTGGCTTTGCAGCAAATGCTACTGTTTACCGACCCACCAAAGTACACAAGGCACTCTATTCACATG GAACTGGTGTTTTGTGTTCCAATGAGAGTAATGAGGCAGACACTGTATGGACAATGAGTAGTGATCAGTACCCATACCATCCAACTTTAGCAGAATCACAAAGTACTCATGCTGTTGATGGCTTTGTTTGGGCTTTGGCGGATGTGACTCCCCAGCTCTGGTGCTCAGCCCTCAACCCAACAACACCCCAG GGGACAAAGCCACCTCTTCTGGTAACCCAGCACCAGCAGTCTCCTCGCCAGTTGGTCTTACTTTCTGCCACAGGTGCACATGTACTCACATTTTTAAGACCTGTGGACCAGTTACGGCAGATGTTAGAAGAGTCAGGTGGAGCAGAGTCCAACATGGTTAAAGAATTCTTTTCTGCAATGACACCTACACAAGCATGCGCCACAGCACTGATTATTGCTACTGATCCTCATCGTCCTAATGCTCAG GTGGCAGAATGGGCAACTCGTGCCTTATTTTTGTATGGTGCCAATCCTCCCCCTGCGCCAGTAACATTTCCTCCACAAACACCAGCAGGCTACA ATTTTCATCCAACACAAGTATCGACTCCCATGCCTGGTCAGGCTACAAACACAGCTCTTGTTCAGGATGCTCAGTTTTCACCTTTGCATAATGCCCTCTACCTTTACCTAGCAAGAATCCTAAGACCTGTATGGGCAAGTTCAGTTGCCAAGGAAACACTGGTGGATGGAAAACCAGTT CTGATGAGTTCAATGACTGCTGAAGAATTAGGTTTCCTTGCTGAGAGAGTGGACCTTCTGGCCAAATTCCTCTTGACCAACCAAGGAGGAACCACTCCCCTTCAGCCTCTTAATGC GTCAAACACAAGTCTGAACATCACTCGGTATGGAGGGGATGGTTCAGAACGTGCTTCCCTCCTAGCTTTGAGGTCACTTCTCAGTCAAGCGCTGGAGGTGCTGAAGCTCATGACAGTTCTCTCTACCCACAACTTCACCACAATTACAGGAAGCCTGCAgaaa GAAATCCGGGAACAGTTGCGGACAATGACCTTCCGAGATTTAGTCTTAACTGGCAGAGAGGTTTGCCGTAGTCTTATCATGGCTCTGCTAGACAG ATATCATGGAGATAATGCCTCAGCTGATGCTATATCAGAAAGGTTACGGGACATCTGTCCAGGACTCTACAGAATAGAAGACGCCAAACTCGCAAAGGCAAACGAAATCATCTTGGCAGCaaaggcaaacacaaacaaagctgAGAAGGAGAAAGGTTTTAAGGAAGCAGTGGCG TTGTGCAAACAAATTGGCCATCATGTCAATGTGAATGGCATTAGCAGCCAGCTCGCCAGTGGGGGGGCCTATGAAGGAGTAGTTGACCTTTGCCTTAGTGTTGCAGCCCAGAGAGACCCTGCTGGCTTAGCTCttcattattataagaataatgagccAGCAGATGACCATCAAGGCTACATGGCCTTCACATCCAG GATGGAGTGCTACCGAGTGATAATGGATCAGTTGAATCAGCTGGTTGGTGCAGGTGTTGTTCCCCAGACATCCCCAACGGTGCCCTCTCGTCCTGGCCCGCCTACACCCCCACCGTCTACACTGCCATCTACAGATGCTACACAGTATGCTAATCAG ATGATGAACCTAATAGTTGGCAGCAATGATGAACTATCACATGTAACACTGTATCAGTGGCTAGTAGACACAAATCGTACCGACCGTCTCTTGGCCATAACCTCCCCATACTTGGAGACCTTCCTCACTCGATCCAATGGCCAGTCACCACTCCACCATCTGCTTTGGAGATAttatgaaagaaatagagattatTTCAAGGCTGCAAAAACTCTCTTGCTCCTGGCTGAACAGATAGG AGATACTCCAGTAAATGTACGAGTGGAATACTTGTCTCGGGCACTCATGTGTCTCAGTTCCTGTGAGATGAACACAGCCTCAAGTTATTCAGACTTTATGCTTCacatggaagagaagaaagaagttgCTCGTGTACAGCTTATG GTGCTAGATGCTCTCCAGGGAGAAGGGGCAAGTGCTGATGTTATTGCGCAGGTCaattcctctctccttaccttgaCAACACTGTATGAAAAGTTTGCTGAACCCTGGGCATTGTGGGAATGTAAACTTGCCATTGTTCACTGCGCAGGACACTCAGAACCCCAGCTTGTACAG TCAATTTGGACAAATCTCATTGACCGTGAATTGGAGAGGTCAAGAGTCGAGCCCGTGGAGACACGTGTGGATTCTTTGTCCAGCAAAATCAAAGCCCTTGCTCGTTTGTATTCTGCAAACCCTAACTACTTCCCCCTAG AACACATTATCAAGGAATGTGAGGTCCGTTCAGTCCGGCTGCGTACTAATACATCTTGGGTGGTCACAGCCTTGCAAGGTTGTGGCATTCAAGTGAGCAGACTCATCAACATCTATCATAA GTTATATCGTAGCGGAGATAGCGTTTGGGAGGTAGAACGGTCGCCATACCATCTCCTGGGTGTGTTGGCACACTTGATCACGATGTTAGTTGACAATGAGGCAGCTGTACAACCTCCACAGAA GCGAGCGCTAAGGGAGCAGTGTTTGGACTACGTAGCTGAGTACTTAACTGACCTGGGAGCTTCAGCGGATGCTTCTGCAGGAGTTATCTCAGCACATTTAAAGACTTGCCAGGCGAAGCTAGAACGATTTGTTTAG
- the Nup154 gene encoding nuclear pore complex protein Nup155 isoform X2, with protein sequence MQQNTLSTTLSFGGGEGGGDGVLQDLEIAGRLVDKHLNYDSSFPSLLDMLRVSPQGSATVSGLSESDYPNSGDPRSIRHLSFTRKVPLPSELMHHFQHMQCNCMMGLFPEINRAWLTIDSDIYVWVYEDGRDLAYFDGLHETILSVGLVKPKAGVFKKYIEYLLCLTTTSEIVLLGVSFSQTADEGNSGMHLLPEPLFSVPTDGSYILTIRGTNDGRIFMGAKDGCLYELVYQAEDGWFSRKCQKVNHSRSTISYLLPFLAFSEDDPINQVEVDDSRHILYTLSEKGTITVYDLDADGKNTCRVVAVPHNNIMNAALQVAKTVDKSNFKSVVSLCPISTSESPHIHLVVVTGTGVRLYYTTMPLVGGLTQRPSQLTLLHVRLPPGFAANATVYRPTKVHKALYSHGTGVLCSNESNEADTVWTMSSDQYPYHPTLAESQSTHAVDGFVWALADVTPQLWCSALNPTTPQGTKPPLLVTQHQQSPRQLVLLSATGAHVLTFLRPVDQLRQMLEESGGAESNMVKEFFSAMTPTQACATALIIATDPHRPNAQVAEWATRALFLYGANPPPAPVTFPPQTPAGYNFHPTQVSTPMPGQATNTALVQDAQFSPLHNALYLYLARILRPVWASSVAKETLVDGKPVLMSSMTAEELGFLAERVDLLAKFLLTNQGGTTPLQPLNASNTSLNITRYGGDGSERASLLALRSLLSQALEVLKLMTVLSTHNFTTITGSLQKEIREQLRTMTFRDLVLTGREVCRSLIMALLDRYHGDNASADAISERLRDICPGLYRIEDAKLAKANEIILAAKANTNKAEKEKGFKEAVALCKQIGHHVNVNGISSQLASGGAYEGVVDLCLSVAAQRDPAGLALHYYKNNEPADDHQGYMAFTSRMECYRVIMDQLNQLVGAGVVPQTSPTVPSRPGPPTPPPSTLPSTDATQYANQMMNLIVGSNDELSHVTLYQWLVDTNRTDRLLAITSPYLETFLTRSNGQSPLHHLLWRYYERNRDYFKAAKTLLLLAEQIGDTPVNVRVEYLSRALMCLSSCEMNTASSYSDFMLHMEEKKEVARVQLMVLDALQGEGASADVIAQVNSSLLTLTTLYEKFAEPWALWECKLAIVHCAGHSEPQLVQSIWTNLIDRELERSRVEPVETRVDSLSSKIKALARLYSANPNYFPLEHIIKECEVRSVRLRTNTSWVVTALQGCGIQVSRLINIYHKLYRSGDSVWEVERSPYHLLGVLAHLITMLVDNEAAVQPPQKRALREQCLDYVAEYLTDLGASADASAGVISAHLKTCQAKLERFV encoded by the exons ATGCAGCAGAACACGCTCAGTACAACCCTCagttttgggggaggggagggtgggggcgatGGTGTTCTACAGGACTTGGAAATTGCTGGAAGGCTTGTTGACAAACATCTCAACTATGATTCAAGTTTTCCTTCGCTTTTGGATATGCTTAGAGTCTCTCCTCAAG GAAGTGCAACTGTAAGTGGGCTGAGTGAGAGCGACTACCCGAACAGCGGTGACCCAAGGTCCATAAGGCACCTCAGTTTTACCCGCAAGGTTCCTCTACCGTCAGAACTGATGCACCATTTCCAAC ATATGCAATGTAACTGCATGATGGGCCTTTTCCCTGAGATTAATCGAGCCTGGCTGACTATCGACAGtgacatatatgtatgggtgtatgaggATGG gAGAGACTTAGCATACTTTGATGGCCTTCATGAAACAATCCTAAGTGTAGGTCTTGTCAAACCAAAAGCCGGAGTTTTCAAAAAATATATCGAGTATCTCCTGTGCCTCACAACCACTTCTGAGATTGTGTTATTAGGTGTATCATTCTCACAGACGGCAGATG AAGGCAACTCTGGGATGCATCTGTTACCAGAGCCTCTATTTTCTGTTCCAACTGATGGCTCCTACATTCTTACCATTAGGGGCACCAACGATGGTAGAATTTTCATGGGAGCCAAAGATGGTTGCCTCTATGAATTAGTCTATCAG GCAGAAGATGGTTGGTTCAGTCGAAAGTGCCAAAAAGTAAATCACTCCAGATCAACAATATCCTACCTGCTACCTTTCCTTGCCTTCTCTGAGGACGATCCCATTAATCAG GTGGAAGTAGATGACAGTCGACACATTCTGTACACCCTGAGTGAAAAGGGAACCATTACAGTGTATGATTTGGATGCAGATGGGAAGAACACATGTCGAGTGGTCGCTGTTCCCCACAACAATATCATGAATGCAGCACTACAAGTTGCCAA AACTGTTGACAAATCAAACTTTAAGAGTGTTGTAAGCCTCTGTCCAATCAGTACCAGTGAATCACCACACATTCACTTGGTTGTTGTCACAG GTACCGGTGTGAGATTATATTACACAACAATGCCTCTGGTTGGAGGACTCACTCAGAGACCATCCCAGCTGACACTACTCCATGTGCGACTCCCGCCTGGCTTTGCAGCAAATGCTACTGTTTACCGACCCACCAAAGTACACAAGGCACTCTATTCACATG GAACTGGTGTTTTGTGTTCCAATGAGAGTAATGAGGCAGACACTGTATGGACAATGAGTAGTGATCAGTACCCATACCATCCAACTTTAGCAGAATCACAAAGTACTCATGCTGTTGATGGCTTTGTTTGGGCTTTGGCGGATGTGACTCCCCAGCTCTGGTGCTCAGCCCTCAACCCAACAACACCCCAG GGGACAAAGCCACCTCTTCTGGTAACCCAGCACCAGCAGTCTCCTCGCCAGTTGGTCTTACTTTCTGCCACAGGTGCACATGTACTCACATTTTTAAGACCTGTGGACCAGTTACGGCAGATGTTAGAAGAGTCAGGTGGAGCAGAGTCCAACATGGTTAAAGAATTCTTTTCTGCAATGACACCTACACAAGCATGCGCCACAGCACTGATTATTGCTACTGATCCTCATCGTCCTAATGCTCAG GTGGCAGAATGGGCAACTCGTGCCTTATTTTTGTATGGTGCCAATCCTCCCCCTGCGCCAGTAACATTTCCTCCACAAACACCAGCAGGCTACA ATTTTCATCCAACACAAGTATCGACTCCCATGCCTGGTCAGGCTACAAACACAGCTCTTGTTCAGGATGCTCAGTTTTCACCTTTGCATAATGCCCTCTACCTTTACCTAGCAAGAATCCTAAGACCTGTATGGGCAAGTTCAGTTGCCAAGGAAACACTGGTGGATGGAAAACCAGTT CTGATGAGTTCAATGACTGCTGAAGAATTAGGTTTCCTTGCTGAGAGAGTGGACCTTCTGGCCAAATTCCTCTTGACCAACCAAGGAGGAACCACTCCCCTTCAGCCTCTTAATGC GTCAAACACAAGTCTGAACATCACTCGGTATGGAGGGGATGGTTCAGAACGTGCTTCCCTCCTAGCTTTGAGGTCACTTCTCAGTCAAGCGCTGGAGGTGCTGAAGCTCATGACAGTTCTCTCTACCCACAACTTCACCACAATTACAGGAAGCCTGCAgaaa GAAATCCGGGAACAGTTGCGGACAATGACCTTCCGAGATTTAGTCTTAACTGGCAGAGAGGTTTGCCGTAGTCTTATCATGGCTCTGCTAGACAG ATATCATGGAGATAATGCCTCAGCTGATGCTATATCAGAAAGGTTACGGGACATCTGTCCAGGACTCTACAGAATAGAAGACGCCAAACTCGCAAAGGCAAACGAAATCATCTTGGCAGCaaaggcaaacacaaacaaagctgAGAAGGAGAAAGGTTTTAAGGAAGCAGTGGCG TTGTGCAAACAAATTGGCCATCATGTCAATGTGAATGGCATTAGCAGCCAGCTCGCCAGTGGGGGGGCCTATGAAGGAGTAGTTGACCTTTGCCTTAGTGTTGCAGCCCAGAGAGACCCTGCTGGCTTAGCTCttcattattataagaataatgagccAGCAGATGACCATCAAGGCTACATGGCCTTCACATCCAG GATGGAGTGCTACCGAGTGATAATGGATCAGTTGAATCAGCTGGTTGGTGCAGGTGTTGTTCCCCAGACATCCCCAACGGTGCCCTCTCGTCCTGGCCCGCCTACACCCCCACCGTCTACACTGCCATCTACAGATGCTACACAGTATGCTAATCAG ATGATGAACCTAATAGTTGGCAGCAATGATGAACTATCACATGTAACACTGTATCAGTGGCTAGTAGACACAAATCGTACCGACCGTCTCTTGGCCATAACCTCCCCATACTTGGAGACCTTCCTCACTCGATCCAATGGCCAGTCACCACTCCACCATCTGCTTTGGAGATAttatgaaagaaatagagattatTTCAAGGCTGCAAAAACTCTCTTGCTCCTGGCTGAACAGATAGG AGATACTCCAGTAAATGTACGAGTGGAATACTTGTCTCGGGCACTCATGTGTCTCAGTTCCTGTGAGATGAACACAGCCTCAAGTTATTCAGACTTTATGCTTCacatggaagagaagaaagaagttgCTCGTGTACAGCTTATG GTGCTAGATGCTCTCCAGGGAGAAGGGGCAAGTGCTGATGTTATTGCGCAGGTCaattcctctctccttaccttgaCAACACTGTATGAAAAGTTTGCTGAACCCTGGGCATTGTGGGAATGTAAACTTGCCATTGTTCACTGCGCAGGACACTCAGAACCCCAGCTTGTACAG TCAATTTGGACAAATCTCATTGACCGTGAATTGGAGAGGTCAAGAGTCGAGCCCGTGGAGACACGTGTGGATTCTTTGTCCAGCAAAATCAAAGCCCTTGCTCGTTTGTATTCTGCAAACCCTAACTACTTCCCCCTAG AACACATTATCAAGGAATGTGAGGTCCGTTCAGTCCGGCTGCGTACTAATACATCTTGGGTGGTCACAGCCTTGCAAGGTTGTGGCATTCAAGTGAGCAGACTCATCAACATCTATCATAA GTTATATCGTAGCGGAGATAGCGTTTGGGAGGTAGAACGGTCGCCATACCATCTCCTGGGTGTGTTGGCACACTTGATCACGATGTTAGTTGACAATGAGGCAGCTGTACAACCTCCACAGAA GCGAGCGCTAAGGGAGCAGTGTTTGGACTACGTAGCTGAGTACTTAACTGACCTGGGAGCTTCAGCGGATGCTTCTGCAGGAGTTATCTCAGCACATTTAAAGACTTGCCAGGCGAAGCTAGAACGATTTGTTTAG
- the LOC113800354 gene encoding PRKC apoptosis WT1 regulator protein-like isoform X1, which yields MASSSVSQEDVEVDFETSSRRSRIRTARARNINPTSRPGTGEADEEGEGSDRDVGTGGGLYPGAPDHDASPKPATRLKEKRMNRPNHTNKGKQQRDRRKLREKRRSTGVVHLPSTESTGGSTGEDEELLSMTAETRRNTHYNEHLEKEKAGEHHHSVVSGPPSLPDHKHKKSFTSHRNKSPSDLEADDEDNQDYDSLTMSDSTLSLVQPASAALPNLHSSNSLQTTRPPANGRPATPTTESVDELLESAREENRRLLGLLEERDRRISSLESRLSQLTGELSQACNDRSNLRQENNALIRAIASLTTK from the exons ATGGCATCAAGTTCAGTGAGTCAGGAAGATGTCGAGGTAGACTTTGAGACCTCATCTCGCCGATCTCGTATACGAACAGCAAGGGCTCGGAATATCAACCCAACATCCCGGCCAGGTACAG GTGAggcagatgaggaaggagagggaagtgaccGAGATGTTGGAACAGGCGGTGGACTTTACCCTGGGGCTCCTGATCATGATGCCAGCCCAAAGCCCGCCACGAGACtcaaggagaagaggatgaacaG ACCCAATCACACAAACAAGGGAAAACAACAGCGTGACAGGCGAAAGCTGCGTGAGAAAAGACGTAGTACTGGAGTAGTCCATCTGCCATCTACAGAG TCGACAGGAGGGAGcacaggagaggatgaggaactACTTTCAATGACAGCTGAGACCCGCAGGAACACTCATTACAACGAACacctggagaaggagaaagctgGCGAACACCATCACTCCGTCGTCTCTggccctccctccttgcccgaCCACAAGCATAAGAAGTCCTTCACGAGCCACAGAAATAAAAG CCCGAGTGATTTAGAAGCAGATGACGAAGACAACCAAGACTACGACTCCCTGACAATGAGCGACTCCACGCTGTCTCTCGTGCAGCCAGCCTCTGCAGCCTTACCAAACCTTCACTCTTCAAACAGCCTGCAGACGACTAGACCACCTGCAAATGGAAGGCCTGCAACACCAACTACAGAGAGTGTAGATGAG CTCCTGGAGAGTGCCCGTGAGGAAAATCGGCGTCTCCTGGGCCTCCTTGAAGAGCGAGACAGGCGCATCTCGTCACTTGAATCTCGACTTTCGCAACTCACAGGGGAGTTAAGCCAGGCATGTAATGACCGCTCTAACTTGCGACAGGAAAACAATGCCCTCATACGGGCGATTGCTTCACTCACCACAAAGTAA
- the LOC113800354 gene encoding PRKC apoptosis WT1 regulator protein-like isoform X2, with the protein MASSSVSQEDVEVDFETSSRRSRIRTARARNINPTSRPGEADEEGEGSDRDVGTGGGLYPGAPDHDASPKPATRLKEKRMNRPNHTNKGKQQRDRRKLREKRRSTGVVHLPSTESTGGSTGEDEELLSMTAETRRNTHYNEHLEKEKAGEHHHSVVSGPPSLPDHKHKKSFTSHRNKSPSDLEADDEDNQDYDSLTMSDSTLSLVQPASAALPNLHSSNSLQTTRPPANGRPATPTTESVDELLESAREENRRLLGLLEERDRRISSLESRLSQLTGELSQACNDRSNLRQENNALIRAIASLTTK; encoded by the exons ATGGCATCAAGTTCAGTGAGTCAGGAAGATGTCGAGGTAGACTTTGAGACCTCATCTCGCCGATCTCGTATACGAACAGCAAGGGCTCGGAATATCAACCCAACATCCCGGCCAG GTGAggcagatgaggaaggagagggaagtgaccGAGATGTTGGAACAGGCGGTGGACTTTACCCTGGGGCTCCTGATCATGATGCCAGCCCAAAGCCCGCCACGAGACtcaaggagaagaggatgaacaG ACCCAATCACACAAACAAGGGAAAACAACAGCGTGACAGGCGAAAGCTGCGTGAGAAAAGACGTAGTACTGGAGTAGTCCATCTGCCATCTACAGAG TCGACAGGAGGGAGcacaggagaggatgaggaactACTTTCAATGACAGCTGAGACCCGCAGGAACACTCATTACAACGAACacctggagaaggagaaagctgGCGAACACCATCACTCCGTCGTCTCTggccctccctccttgcccgaCCACAAGCATAAGAAGTCCTTCACGAGCCACAGAAATAAAAG CCCGAGTGATTTAGAAGCAGATGACGAAGACAACCAAGACTACGACTCCCTGACAATGAGCGACTCCACGCTGTCTCTCGTGCAGCCAGCCTCTGCAGCCTTACCAAACCTTCACTCTTCAAACAGCCTGCAGACGACTAGACCACCTGCAAATGGAAGGCCTGCAACACCAACTACAGAGAGTGTAGATGAG CTCCTGGAGAGTGCCCGTGAGGAAAATCGGCGTCTCCTGGGCCTCCTTGAAGAGCGAGACAGGCGCATCTCGTCACTTGAATCTCGACTTTCGCAACTCACAGGGGAGTTAAGCCAGGCATGTAATGACCGCTCTAACTTGCGACAGGAAAACAATGCCCTCATACGGGCGATTGCTTCACTCACCACAAAGTAA
- the LOC113800354 gene encoding PRKC apoptosis WT1 regulator protein-like isoform X3 has product MEPLESVCEADEEGEGSDRDVGTGGGLYPGAPDHDASPKPATRLKEKRMNRPNHTNKGKQQRDRRKLREKRRSTGVVHLPSTESTGGSTGEDEELLSMTAETRRNTHYNEHLEKEKAGEHHHSVVSGPPSLPDHKHKKSFTSHRNKSPSDLEADDEDNQDYDSLTMSDSTLSLVQPASAALPNLHSSNSLQTTRPPANGRPATPTTESVDELLESAREENRRLLGLLEERDRRISSLESRLSQLTGELSQACNDRSNLRQENNALIRAIASLTTK; this is encoded by the exons ATGGAACCTCTTGAAAGTGTCT GTGAggcagatgaggaaggagagggaagtgaccGAGATGTTGGAACAGGCGGTGGACTTTACCCTGGGGCTCCTGATCATGATGCCAGCCCAAAGCCCGCCACGAGACtcaaggagaagaggatgaacaG ACCCAATCACACAAACAAGGGAAAACAACAGCGTGACAGGCGAAAGCTGCGTGAGAAAAGACGTAGTACTGGAGTAGTCCATCTGCCATCTACAGAG TCGACAGGAGGGAGcacaggagaggatgaggaactACTTTCAATGACAGCTGAGACCCGCAGGAACACTCATTACAACGAACacctggagaaggagaaagctgGCGAACACCATCACTCCGTCGTCTCTggccctccctccttgcccgaCCACAAGCATAAGAAGTCCTTCACGAGCCACAGAAATAAAAG CCCGAGTGATTTAGAAGCAGATGACGAAGACAACCAAGACTACGACTCCCTGACAATGAGCGACTCCACGCTGTCTCTCGTGCAGCCAGCCTCTGCAGCCTTACCAAACCTTCACTCTTCAAACAGCCTGCAGACGACTAGACCACCTGCAAATGGAAGGCCTGCAACACCAACTACAGAGAGTGTAGATGAG CTCCTGGAGAGTGCCCGTGAGGAAAATCGGCGTCTCCTGGGCCTCCTTGAAGAGCGAGACAGGCGCATCTCGTCACTTGAATCTCGACTTTCGCAACTCACAGGGGAGTTAAGCCAGGCATGTAATGACCGCTCTAACTTGCGACAGGAAAACAATGCCCTCATACGGGCGATTGCTTCACTCACCACAAAGTAA